Proteins encoded together in one Bactrocera neohumeralis isolate Rockhampton chromosome 4, APGP_CSIRO_Bneo_wtdbg2-racon-allhic-juicebox.fasta_v2, whole genome shotgun sequence window:
- the LOC126756776 gene encoding spondin-1-like isoform X2, whose product MCLADSITKRQTLHNNRKSLEIHLKPVATQRRIERKNMNWLALIISISATINIALGCSRIPPGTTTPKSPVDESFMVSIAGNPQSYIPGQKYNVTLTAYNDLSFISFILALESANEADGQADFGRLGYFEITDLAETRFSPRCPNLVENTNTNVKTHVVVTWVAPSTTGNGCVLIKATVTQHRDVWFMDDGFLTKRICEEEVDDVDTQPTIMDPCCACDEAKYELTFEGKWSRHTHPKDFPANSWRTRFSDIIGASHTIDYRFWTYGEMASEGLREVAEHGSTRTLESELKDQSDQIRTIIKARGISYPNVTGKTFAVFRVDSKHHLISLVSMIDPSPDWIVGISGLELCLANCTWVENKIHNLYPWDAGTDSGPSYMSADQPQVPPDVIRRIKSNFPNDPRSPFYDPTGAPMKPLATLHINRRRLYEKTCTKPEEDESEECATYPWSHWSECSAKCGPGTQQRTRDYKQPAVARRSKCRSALREEQPCNGRRCGSTNEENAEEGENPSDVQIGPHENPECAISDWSEWSSCSATCGAGVIVRTRHYLNPRAKKKCQKVSRVRLQETRKCEGPECGGDLGNGGAEAEPNGEGDETPAEEGNAVENELSEGTSSFYGDNNNGFRKFKSYSQKREDYIPPECGVSPWSDFSPCIGPCGSVGYRQRQRKIWNNDEVYGVVNPKSDGTNPCRHIKREEIVNCTNPACDTIVPHFCYASLKISPCRDGDVTNYWYYDYPTDQCALYWADKCDKNQNKFPSKEVCEETCRQPRQKLDLQSESLRLEQQPVDCIVSEWDARSCNVTCGEGMLIKTRRVLRRAKYGGKPCPKHLVRLEKCYQSCDEVYTISGGINFGGNTGESSDYDVVNRNRGSYVSARQLPKKDDCRYSEWSVWTPCTASCGDNSMRQQTRTLLNTELSYKCKDRVRVEKCTVMPCLLESNDQDSEW is encoded by the exons ATGTGCTTAGCTG ATTCTATAACCAAAAGACAAACGTTGCACAATAACCGGAAGTCTCTAGAAATTCATTTAAAACCCGTTGCAACTCAAAGGCGAATCGAGCGGAAAAACATGAATTGGTTAGCATTGATAATTTCCATTTCGGCGACAATTAATATAGCGCTCGGCTGTAGCCGCATACCGCCAGGCACAACAACGCCCAAATCGCCAGTCGACGAGAGTTTCATGGTATCGATAGCCGGAAACCCGCAGTCATATATACCGGGGCAGAAGTACAATG TCACGCTCACCGCCTACAATGATCTGTCATTCATCAGTTTCATATTGGCTTTGGAGAGCGCCAATGAGGCGGACGGTCAGGCGGATTTCGGTAGATTGGGTTATTTCGAGATTACCGATTTGGCAGAGACACGTTTCAGTCCGCGTTGTCCGAATCTGGTGGAGAACACCAACACGAATGTGAAGACACATGTAGTGGTAACTTGGGTGGCGCCGTCAACTACCGGTAATGGTTGCGTGCTCATCAAGGCCACTGTGACGCAGCACCGCGATGTCTGGTTTATGGATGATGGATTTTTAACGAAACGCATTTGCGAGGAAGAGGTTGATGACGTCGATACACAACCGACTATAATGGATCCTTGCTGTGCATGTGATGAGGCGAAGTATGAG CTCACTTTCGAAGGCAAGTGGTCACGTCACACGCATCCTAAGGACTTTCCCGCCAATAGTTGGCGCACCAGATTTAGCGATATCATTGGCGCTTCACACACTATCGATTATAGGTTCTGGACTTACGGTGAGATGGCGAGTGAGGGTCTGCGCGAAGTGGCCGAACATGGCTCGACGCGAACGCTAGAGAGCGAGTTGAAGGATCAG AGTGACCAAATAAGGACTATCATTAAAGCGCGCGGTATCTCCTATCCGAATGTGACGGGTAAAACCTTTGCAGTTTTTCGCGTGGACTCGAAACATCATTTAATATCACTGGTGTCCATGATAGACCCATCACCGGATTGGATAGTTGGCATTTCTGGTTTAGAACTATGCTTAGCCAACTGCACATGGGTCGAAAATAAGATACATAACCTTTATCCATGGGATGCGGGCACAGATAGCGGACCATCCTACATG TCCGCCGATCAGCCGCAAGTGCCACCCGATGTGATACGACGCATCaagtcgaattttccaaatgatcCACGCTCACCCTTCTATGATCCCACTGGCGCGCCAATGAAACCGCTGGCTACGCTGCATATAAATCGGCGTAGATTGTACGAGAAGACATGTACAAAACCAGAAG AGGATGAGTCTGAGGAATGCGCCACTTATCCTTGGAGTCATTGGAGTGAGTGTAGCGCCAAATGTGGACCAGGCACACAGCAACGTACACGCGATTACAAGCAACCCGCAGTGGCAAGACGTTCGAAATGTCGCAGCGCTTTACGCGAGGAGCAACCCTGTAATGGACGCAGATGCGGTAGTACAAATGAAGAAAACGCAGAGGAAGGTGAGAATCCAAGTGACGTGCAAATTGGGCCACATGAAAATCCCGAATGCGCGATATCAGATTGGAGCGAATGGTCCAGTTGTTCGGCCACTTGTGGTGCGGGCGTCATAGTACGTACGCGTCATTATCTCAATCCGCGTGCCAAAAAGAAGTGTCAG AAAGTGAGTCGGGTGCGTTTACAGGAGACGCGCAAATGCGAAGGCCCTGAATGTGGTGGCGATCTGGGTAATGGTGGCGCTGAAGCTGAGCCGAACGGTGAAGGTGATGAAACTCCAGCCGAAGAAGGCAATGCTGTCGAGAATGAGTTGAGCGAAGGCACAAGTTCATTTTATGGCGATAACAACAATGGttttcgaaaattcaaaagttatAGTCAGAAACGTGAGGACTACATACCGCCAGAATGCGGCGTGTCACCGTGGTCTGACTTCTCGCCATGCATAGGTCCTTGCGGCAGCGTTGGTTATCGTCAAAGACAACGTAAAATCTGGAATAATGATGAGGTTTATGGCGTGGTGAATCCCAAATCGGATGGTACCAATCCGTGTCGTCATATTAAACGTGAGGAAATCGTTAATTGTACAAACCCCGCTTGCGATACTATCGTGCCACACTTTTGTTATGCCAGTCTCAAAATTAGTCCATGTCGTGATGGCGATGTTACCAACTATTGGTACTACGATTATCCCACCGATCAATGCGCGCTGTACTGGGCTGATAAATGCGATAAGAATCAAAATAAGTTTCCCTCGAAGGAGGTGTGCGAGGAAACCTGTCGGCAACCACGTCAAAAATTGGATTTGCAAAGTGAAAGTTTACGCTTGGAGCAACAACCCGTCGATTGTATCGTTTCCGAATGGGATGCGCGTTCATGCAATGTGACCTGTGGCGAGGGTATGTTAATAAAAACGCGACGCGTACTGCGACGCGCTAAATACGGTGGCAAACCGTGTCCCAAACATTTGGTACGCCTGGAGAAATGCTATCAAAGCTGCGATGAAGTCTACACAATTAGTGGCGGCATTAATTTCGGTGGCAACACTGGCGAATCCAGCGACTATGACGTTGTAAACCGCAATCGTGGCAGTTATGTGAGCGCACGACAGCTGCCGAAGAAAGACGATTGTCGTTACTCTGAGTGGTCGGTTTGGACGCCATGCACAGCGAGTTGCGGCGACAATTCCATGCGTCAGCAGACAAGAACTCTGCTCAACACCGAACTCAGCTACAAATGTAAGGATCGTGTGCGTGTGGAAAAATGTACCGTGATGCCGTGTCTCTTGGAGAGTAACGATCAGGATAGTGAGTGGTAA
- the LOC126756776 gene encoding spondin-1-like isoform X1: MGERIAAAAATAVGARHSRISPTPGRGSKVAYTLCPRMEPPDEKAALQVQRRTSAAKAPPNCVAIPMSSIQTNTKDSITKRQTLHNNRKSLEIHLKPVATQRRIERKNMNWLALIISISATINIALGCSRIPPGTTTPKSPVDESFMVSIAGNPQSYIPGQKYNVTLTAYNDLSFISFILALESANEADGQADFGRLGYFEITDLAETRFSPRCPNLVENTNTNVKTHVVVTWVAPSTTGNGCVLIKATVTQHRDVWFMDDGFLTKRICEEEVDDVDTQPTIMDPCCACDEAKYELTFEGKWSRHTHPKDFPANSWRTRFSDIIGASHTIDYRFWTYGEMASEGLREVAEHGSTRTLESELKDQSDQIRTIIKARGISYPNVTGKTFAVFRVDSKHHLISLVSMIDPSPDWIVGISGLELCLANCTWVENKIHNLYPWDAGTDSGPSYMSADQPQVPPDVIRRIKSNFPNDPRSPFYDPTGAPMKPLATLHINRRRLYEKTCTKPEEDESEECATYPWSHWSECSAKCGPGTQQRTRDYKQPAVARRSKCRSALREEQPCNGRRCGSTNEENAEEGENPSDVQIGPHENPECAISDWSEWSSCSATCGAGVIVRTRHYLNPRAKKKCQKVSRVRLQETRKCEGPECGGDLGNGGAEAEPNGEGDETPAEEGNAVENELSEGTSSFYGDNNNGFRKFKSYSQKREDYIPPECGVSPWSDFSPCIGPCGSVGYRQRQRKIWNNDEVYGVVNPKSDGTNPCRHIKREEIVNCTNPACDTIVPHFCYASLKISPCRDGDVTNYWYYDYPTDQCALYWADKCDKNQNKFPSKEVCEETCRQPRQKLDLQSESLRLEQQPVDCIVSEWDARSCNVTCGEGMLIKTRRVLRRAKYGGKPCPKHLVRLEKCYQSCDEVYTISGGINFGGNTGESSDYDVVNRNRGSYVSARQLPKKDDCRYSEWSVWTPCTASCGDNSMRQQTRTLLNTELSYKCKDRVRVEKCTVMPCLLESNDQDSEW, translated from the exons ATTCTATAACCAAAAGACAAACGTTGCACAATAACCGGAAGTCTCTAGAAATTCATTTAAAACCCGTTGCAACTCAAAGGCGAATCGAGCGGAAAAACATGAATTGGTTAGCATTGATAATTTCCATTTCGGCGACAATTAATATAGCGCTCGGCTGTAGCCGCATACCGCCAGGCACAACAACGCCCAAATCGCCAGTCGACGAGAGTTTCATGGTATCGATAGCCGGAAACCCGCAGTCATATATACCGGGGCAGAAGTACAATG TCACGCTCACCGCCTACAATGATCTGTCATTCATCAGTTTCATATTGGCTTTGGAGAGCGCCAATGAGGCGGACGGTCAGGCGGATTTCGGTAGATTGGGTTATTTCGAGATTACCGATTTGGCAGAGACACGTTTCAGTCCGCGTTGTCCGAATCTGGTGGAGAACACCAACACGAATGTGAAGACACATGTAGTGGTAACTTGGGTGGCGCCGTCAACTACCGGTAATGGTTGCGTGCTCATCAAGGCCACTGTGACGCAGCACCGCGATGTCTGGTTTATGGATGATGGATTTTTAACGAAACGCATTTGCGAGGAAGAGGTTGATGACGTCGATACACAACCGACTATAATGGATCCTTGCTGTGCATGTGATGAGGCGAAGTATGAG CTCACTTTCGAAGGCAAGTGGTCACGTCACACGCATCCTAAGGACTTTCCCGCCAATAGTTGGCGCACCAGATTTAGCGATATCATTGGCGCTTCACACACTATCGATTATAGGTTCTGGACTTACGGTGAGATGGCGAGTGAGGGTCTGCGCGAAGTGGCCGAACATGGCTCGACGCGAACGCTAGAGAGCGAGTTGAAGGATCAG AGTGACCAAATAAGGACTATCATTAAAGCGCGCGGTATCTCCTATCCGAATGTGACGGGTAAAACCTTTGCAGTTTTTCGCGTGGACTCGAAACATCATTTAATATCACTGGTGTCCATGATAGACCCATCACCGGATTGGATAGTTGGCATTTCTGGTTTAGAACTATGCTTAGCCAACTGCACATGGGTCGAAAATAAGATACATAACCTTTATCCATGGGATGCGGGCACAGATAGCGGACCATCCTACATG TCCGCCGATCAGCCGCAAGTGCCACCCGATGTGATACGACGCATCaagtcgaattttccaaatgatcCACGCTCACCCTTCTATGATCCCACTGGCGCGCCAATGAAACCGCTGGCTACGCTGCATATAAATCGGCGTAGATTGTACGAGAAGACATGTACAAAACCAGAAG AGGATGAGTCTGAGGAATGCGCCACTTATCCTTGGAGTCATTGGAGTGAGTGTAGCGCCAAATGTGGACCAGGCACACAGCAACGTACACGCGATTACAAGCAACCCGCAGTGGCAAGACGTTCGAAATGTCGCAGCGCTTTACGCGAGGAGCAACCCTGTAATGGACGCAGATGCGGTAGTACAAATGAAGAAAACGCAGAGGAAGGTGAGAATCCAAGTGACGTGCAAATTGGGCCACATGAAAATCCCGAATGCGCGATATCAGATTGGAGCGAATGGTCCAGTTGTTCGGCCACTTGTGGTGCGGGCGTCATAGTACGTACGCGTCATTATCTCAATCCGCGTGCCAAAAAGAAGTGTCAG AAAGTGAGTCGGGTGCGTTTACAGGAGACGCGCAAATGCGAAGGCCCTGAATGTGGTGGCGATCTGGGTAATGGTGGCGCTGAAGCTGAGCCGAACGGTGAAGGTGATGAAACTCCAGCCGAAGAAGGCAATGCTGTCGAGAATGAGTTGAGCGAAGGCACAAGTTCATTTTATGGCGATAACAACAATGGttttcgaaaattcaaaagttatAGTCAGAAACGTGAGGACTACATACCGCCAGAATGCGGCGTGTCACCGTGGTCTGACTTCTCGCCATGCATAGGTCCTTGCGGCAGCGTTGGTTATCGTCAAAGACAACGTAAAATCTGGAATAATGATGAGGTTTATGGCGTGGTGAATCCCAAATCGGATGGTACCAATCCGTGTCGTCATATTAAACGTGAGGAAATCGTTAATTGTACAAACCCCGCTTGCGATACTATCGTGCCACACTTTTGTTATGCCAGTCTCAAAATTAGTCCATGTCGTGATGGCGATGTTACCAACTATTGGTACTACGATTATCCCACCGATCAATGCGCGCTGTACTGGGCTGATAAATGCGATAAGAATCAAAATAAGTTTCCCTCGAAGGAGGTGTGCGAGGAAACCTGTCGGCAACCACGTCAAAAATTGGATTTGCAAAGTGAAAGTTTACGCTTGGAGCAACAACCCGTCGATTGTATCGTTTCCGAATGGGATGCGCGTTCATGCAATGTGACCTGTGGCGAGGGTATGTTAATAAAAACGCGACGCGTACTGCGACGCGCTAAATACGGTGGCAAACCGTGTCCCAAACATTTGGTACGCCTGGAGAAATGCTATCAAAGCTGCGATGAAGTCTACACAATTAGTGGCGGCATTAATTTCGGTGGCAACACTGGCGAATCCAGCGACTATGACGTTGTAAACCGCAATCGTGGCAGTTATGTGAGCGCACGACAGCTGCCGAAGAAAGACGATTGTCGTTACTCTGAGTGGTCGGTTTGGACGCCATGCACAGCGAGTTGCGGCGACAATTCCATGCGTCAGCAGACAAGAACTCTGCTCAACACCGAACTCAGCTACAAATGTAAGGATCGTGTGCGTGTGGAAAAATGTACCGTGATGCCGTGTCTCTTGGAGAGTAACGATCAGGATAGTGAGTGGTAA
- the LOC126756776 gene encoding spondin-1-like isoform X3: MNWLALIISISATINIALGCSRIPPGTTTPKSPVDESFMVSIAGNPQSYIPGQKYNVTLTAYNDLSFISFILALESANEADGQADFGRLGYFEITDLAETRFSPRCPNLVENTNTNVKTHVVVTWVAPSTTGNGCVLIKATVTQHRDVWFMDDGFLTKRICEEEVDDVDTQPTIMDPCCACDEAKYELTFEGKWSRHTHPKDFPANSWRTRFSDIIGASHTIDYRFWTYGEMASEGLREVAEHGSTRTLESELKDQSDQIRTIIKARGISYPNVTGKTFAVFRVDSKHHLISLVSMIDPSPDWIVGISGLELCLANCTWVENKIHNLYPWDAGTDSGPSYMSADQPQVPPDVIRRIKSNFPNDPRSPFYDPTGAPMKPLATLHINRRRLYEKTCTKPEEDESEECATYPWSHWSECSAKCGPGTQQRTRDYKQPAVARRSKCRSALREEQPCNGRRCGSTNEENAEEGENPSDVQIGPHENPECAISDWSEWSSCSATCGAGVIVRTRHYLNPRAKKKCQKVSRVRLQETRKCEGPECGGDLGNGGAEAEPNGEGDETPAEEGNAVENELSEGTSSFYGDNNNGFRKFKSYSQKREDYIPPECGVSPWSDFSPCIGPCGSVGYRQRQRKIWNNDEVYGVVNPKSDGTNPCRHIKREEIVNCTNPACDTIVPHFCYASLKISPCRDGDVTNYWYYDYPTDQCALYWADKCDKNQNKFPSKEVCEETCRQPRQKLDLQSESLRLEQQPVDCIVSEWDARSCNVTCGEGMLIKTRRVLRRAKYGGKPCPKHLVRLEKCYQSCDEVYTISGGINFGGNTGESSDYDVVNRNRGSYVSARQLPKKDDCRYSEWSVWTPCTASCGDNSMRQQTRTLLNTELSYKCKDRVRVEKCTVMPCLLESNDQDSEW; the protein is encoded by the exons ATGAATTGGTTAGCATTGATAATTTCCATTTCGGCGACAATTAATATAGCGCTCGGCTGTAGCCGCATACCGCCAGGCACAACAACGCCCAAATCGCCAGTCGACGAGAGTTTCATGGTATCGATAGCCGGAAACCCGCAGTCATATATACCGGGGCAGAAGTACAATG TCACGCTCACCGCCTACAATGATCTGTCATTCATCAGTTTCATATTGGCTTTGGAGAGCGCCAATGAGGCGGACGGTCAGGCGGATTTCGGTAGATTGGGTTATTTCGAGATTACCGATTTGGCAGAGACACGTTTCAGTCCGCGTTGTCCGAATCTGGTGGAGAACACCAACACGAATGTGAAGACACATGTAGTGGTAACTTGGGTGGCGCCGTCAACTACCGGTAATGGTTGCGTGCTCATCAAGGCCACTGTGACGCAGCACCGCGATGTCTGGTTTATGGATGATGGATTTTTAACGAAACGCATTTGCGAGGAAGAGGTTGATGACGTCGATACACAACCGACTATAATGGATCCTTGCTGTGCATGTGATGAGGCGAAGTATGAG CTCACTTTCGAAGGCAAGTGGTCACGTCACACGCATCCTAAGGACTTTCCCGCCAATAGTTGGCGCACCAGATTTAGCGATATCATTGGCGCTTCACACACTATCGATTATAGGTTCTGGACTTACGGTGAGATGGCGAGTGAGGGTCTGCGCGAAGTGGCCGAACATGGCTCGACGCGAACGCTAGAGAGCGAGTTGAAGGATCAG AGTGACCAAATAAGGACTATCATTAAAGCGCGCGGTATCTCCTATCCGAATGTGACGGGTAAAACCTTTGCAGTTTTTCGCGTGGACTCGAAACATCATTTAATATCACTGGTGTCCATGATAGACCCATCACCGGATTGGATAGTTGGCATTTCTGGTTTAGAACTATGCTTAGCCAACTGCACATGGGTCGAAAATAAGATACATAACCTTTATCCATGGGATGCGGGCACAGATAGCGGACCATCCTACATG TCCGCCGATCAGCCGCAAGTGCCACCCGATGTGATACGACGCATCaagtcgaattttccaaatgatcCACGCTCACCCTTCTATGATCCCACTGGCGCGCCAATGAAACCGCTGGCTACGCTGCATATAAATCGGCGTAGATTGTACGAGAAGACATGTACAAAACCAGAAG AGGATGAGTCTGAGGAATGCGCCACTTATCCTTGGAGTCATTGGAGTGAGTGTAGCGCCAAATGTGGACCAGGCACACAGCAACGTACACGCGATTACAAGCAACCCGCAGTGGCAAGACGTTCGAAATGTCGCAGCGCTTTACGCGAGGAGCAACCCTGTAATGGACGCAGATGCGGTAGTACAAATGAAGAAAACGCAGAGGAAGGTGAGAATCCAAGTGACGTGCAAATTGGGCCACATGAAAATCCCGAATGCGCGATATCAGATTGGAGCGAATGGTCCAGTTGTTCGGCCACTTGTGGTGCGGGCGTCATAGTACGTACGCGTCATTATCTCAATCCGCGTGCCAAAAAGAAGTGTCAG AAAGTGAGTCGGGTGCGTTTACAGGAGACGCGCAAATGCGAAGGCCCTGAATGTGGTGGCGATCTGGGTAATGGTGGCGCTGAAGCTGAGCCGAACGGTGAAGGTGATGAAACTCCAGCCGAAGAAGGCAATGCTGTCGAGAATGAGTTGAGCGAAGGCACAAGTTCATTTTATGGCGATAACAACAATGGttttcgaaaattcaaaagttatAGTCAGAAACGTGAGGACTACATACCGCCAGAATGCGGCGTGTCACCGTGGTCTGACTTCTCGCCATGCATAGGTCCTTGCGGCAGCGTTGGTTATCGTCAAAGACAACGTAAAATCTGGAATAATGATGAGGTTTATGGCGTGGTGAATCCCAAATCGGATGGTACCAATCCGTGTCGTCATATTAAACGTGAGGAAATCGTTAATTGTACAAACCCCGCTTGCGATACTATCGTGCCACACTTTTGTTATGCCAGTCTCAAAATTAGTCCATGTCGTGATGGCGATGTTACCAACTATTGGTACTACGATTATCCCACCGATCAATGCGCGCTGTACTGGGCTGATAAATGCGATAAGAATCAAAATAAGTTTCCCTCGAAGGAGGTGTGCGAGGAAACCTGTCGGCAACCACGTCAAAAATTGGATTTGCAAAGTGAAAGTTTACGCTTGGAGCAACAACCCGTCGATTGTATCGTTTCCGAATGGGATGCGCGTTCATGCAATGTGACCTGTGGCGAGGGTATGTTAATAAAAACGCGACGCGTACTGCGACGCGCTAAATACGGTGGCAAACCGTGTCCCAAACATTTGGTACGCCTGGAGAAATGCTATCAAAGCTGCGATGAAGTCTACACAATTAGTGGCGGCATTAATTTCGGTGGCAACACTGGCGAATCCAGCGACTATGACGTTGTAAACCGCAATCGTGGCAGTTATGTGAGCGCACGACAGCTGCCGAAGAAAGACGATTGTCGTTACTCTGAGTGGTCGGTTTGGACGCCATGCACAGCGAGTTGCGGCGACAATTCCATGCGTCAGCAGACAAGAACTCTGCTCAACACCGAACTCAGCTACAAATGTAAGGATCGTGTGCGTGTGGAAAAATGTACCGTGATGCCGTGTCTCTTGGAGAGTAACGATCAGGATAGTGAGTGGTAA